Proteins encoded within one genomic window of Solenopsis invicta isolate M01_SB chromosome 10, UNIL_Sinv_3.0, whole genome shotgun sequence:
- the LOC105197728 gene encoding PH-interacting protein isoform X3, with translation MEGCASRIESAIAPELYFLIAKFLDAGICPEAAKVLKRELERAEVLPSRFDWEGNVHAQTFEELEKRYPHIGSNYLLQICARIGPVLEKEVPPCVRGVTSLLGAGRQSMLRTHEDITNRTCSIVDYSGRFGGKPFLELPGSLSVPNIVRVLQGRENSGPLSRRQAIPTKFYSKMKLYRHTLGHLSAVYCVLFDRTGKYIITGADDLLVKVWSSVDGRLLATFRGASAEIMDIAVNFDNTLLAAGSLDRIIRVWCFQSMSPVAVLTGHSGMITSINFCPIVCNNVYYLVSTSTDGSVAFWSHTKKPNERPVFQTKPIQYHEKMRPGQSQMICASFSPGGAFMAAGSADHNVRVYAMLGDEGPRRVLEIEAHSDTVDSIQWAHSGLKFISGSKDGTANVWHFEQQQWVHTQLLMTTKLPGEPEMDHDTNKKAKVTMVCWDVSDEFVITAVNDYTLKVWNAKSGELVKVLRGHKDEVYVLESHPIDPRMILSAGHDGQLIIWDVLNTEPMICFQNFVEGQGNCAIFDAKWSPSGTKLAATDSNGHLLMFGFGCGGEKLKNIPKELFFHTDYRPLIRDGNNYVLDEQTQTAPHLMPPPFLVDIDGNPYPPALQRLVPGRENCRGEQLVPNIAVGAGGMQEVIEGLPEQEPRSNIDRLIEALAQRQNINGGADGEAVVAGAGEDRENNAAEQPIRQIASPRGSRAGLRREGNVEGVRQSSGNWQRESTTPWNKPMLVRPMNPAIKRTQLAQIKATSDMELENWRREMRRRPQPTSSTATNQGNTGNKLVNRKRKITRHGYRTRATRDEEEEDDDFENLDNADTVSSVSSNSNDSTAHEEDMCSDSTTESSTEYSDWIADHGLNLEPPKRSKRKPVKKRSVTPPSDTDRRRSSRPKKKQRLPIANGINEVPEIYRPSEWLTEVIPRKAPYYPQMGDEIVYFRQGHKFYLDAVRNKKIYELSPRCEPWTKINIRAQEFVKVVGIKYEIRPPRLCCLKLALMDEDGRLTGQNFTIKYHDMADVLDFLVLRQTFDMALARSWSEGDKFRCMIDDGWWMGQIVGMEPLDEEFPESLFMCFRVRWDNGEYERMSPWDLEPVDEDRIPMELGGAVPVLPEERQAILYQPHAEEWPMGDREATCRRIIRGLDQVMSLAIAEPFVVPVDLSLYPTYALIVEYPIDLSTIKARFENHFYRRITSAQFDVRYLATNAEQFNEPHSHIVKKARIVTDLCLRIIKETIDVDVAAVYHQLNDTYHSSESEVENRPSTSRLRSTRKKNLYAQEFSQDWKLACRQLLETLWQCEDSIPFREPVDRLEHPEYHQIIDTPMDLRTVKEDLLGGNYEVPAEFAKDMKLIFTNSRNYNTNKRSKIYSMTIRLSAMFEDHMHRILLNWKSARRRNKDKNKDNTKPNKNKKAKAKKKPRKKPRLSNGTGPSKSKSAPSDDDEDDVDSEDDDDDDDDDESGPSRMTNGHIKRSNSVPSRPSLKLRICRSNVSKKPKDSDSDASESEVTSDTDSSDSAPVRRTRAMTAIPSVHADTDSGDDYTPGGRKKQVRKNRGKNIKNGKQSKSKVKSNVIADDDDDYIAENQINEDKGEEEEEFFAPNSTEEESEEEKFIKRDTRSRKLVTDSAQYTANNGTNDNSDSESEENDDEEQEQEEGEEDEEEEEQQQQLQSKANNQDSEDSDYCYKGFRSSRLSRRKQNSFVDSDMRQQHSSRRSSARKRPCYNEDSEDNEDNEDNEDSIMVPVRNRRKIKRRSYAEDSDDENMPEPGISISSRGRIRKMTPRARAYLLESP, from the exons ATGGAGGGCTGCGCGTCCAGGATCGAGTCGGCGATCGCACCAG AGCTGTACTTCCTGATCGCCAAGTTTCTCGATGCGGGTATCTGTCCGGAGGCTGCGAAG GTGCTGAAGCGGGAATTGGAGCGTGCCGAG GTACTGCCCTCGCGATTTGACTGGGAAGGCAACGTCCACGCTCAGACTTTTGAAGAGCTG gAGAAGAGATATCCTCACATTGGGTCGAATTATTTGTTGCAAATATGTGCCAGAATAGGACCAGTGTTAGAGAAAGAAGTGCCACCATGCGTTCGTGGAGTGACATCACTTTTGGGAGCAGGCAGACAATCCATGCTACGTACCCACGAAG ATATTACAAATCGTACATGCAGCATTGTCGATTATTCTGGAAGATTCGGTGGAAAACCTTTCTTGGAGTTGCCCGGTAGTCTGTCAGTACCTAATATAG TACGTGTACTTCAAGGACGTGAGAATTCTGGTCCTTTGAGTCGAAGACAGGCAATACCGACAAAGTTCTATAGCAAAATGAAGTTGTACCGGCATACGCTGGGTCATTTGTCTGCCGTGTATTGCGTGCTCTTTGACCGCACtggtaaatatattataaccgGAGCGGATGATTTACTCGTCAAAGTCTGGAGTTCCGTTGATGGACGTTTACTCGCCACTTTTCGAGGCGCATCAGCAGAAATTATGGACATAGCCGTGAATTTCGATAATACTCTGTTGGCAGCGGGAAGTTTAGATCGAATAATACGGGTTTGGTGTTTCCAATCAATGTCACCT gTGGCAGTTTTAACCGGGCATTCAGGCATGATTACGTCCATCAATTTTTGTCCAATAGTGTGTAATAACGTTTACTATTTAGTCTCTACCAGTACTGATGGATCCGTAGCTTTTTGGTCTCACACAAAGAAACCGAACGAGAGACCAGTATTTCA AACGAAGCCTATTCAATACCATGAGAAAATGAGGCCCGGCCAATCGCAAATGATATGTGCCTCTTTCAGTCCTGGCGGCGCATTTATGGCTGCCGGCTCTGCGGATCATAACGTAAGAGTTTACGCGATGTTAGGGGACGAAGGACCACGCAGAGTCCTTGAGATTGAGGCGCATTCTGACACAGTCGATAGTATTCAATGGGCGCACAGCggcttaaaatttatttctggtTCTAAAGATGGTACTGCAAATGTATGGCATTTCGAGCAACAGCAGTGGGTACATACACAATTGCTCATGACGACAAAGCTCCCTGG agaacCAGAAATGGATCATGATACTAATAAAAAAGCGAAAGTAACCATGGTTTGTTGGGACGTGAGCGATGAATTTGTTATAACGGCAGTGAACGATTACACATTGAAAGTGTGGAATGCAAAATCGGGAGAACTGGTAAAGGTTCTGCGAGGACATAAAGACGAAGTTTACGTGTTGGAATCACATCCAATAGATCCTCGAATGATTCTTAGTGCTGGTCATGATGGACAACTTATCATTTGGGATGTATTGAATACGGAACCAATGATTTGTTTCCAAAATTTTGTTGAAGGCCAGGGAAATTGTGCTATTTTTGATGCAAAATGGTCACCTAGTGGCACGAAACTTGCCGCGACAGATTCTAACGGTCATCTCTTGATGTTTGGATTTGGATGTGGAGGcgagaaattgaaaaat atACCGAAAGAATTATTCTTCCACACGGATTATCGACCTTTGATAAGAGATGGAAATAATTATGTTCTCGACGAACAAACACAAACGGCTCCGCATTTAATGCCGCCACCATTTTTGGTTGATATAGATGGAAATCCATATCCGCCAGCGTTGCAGAGATTGGTGCCAGGAAGAGAGAATTGTAGAGGCGAACAATTGGTACCAAATATTGCAGTTGGTGCAGGCG gCATGCAAGAAGTTATAGAAGGTCTTCCAGAACAAGAGCCAAGATCGAACATTGATCGATTAATCGAGGCTCTTGCTCAAAGACAAAATATTAATGGAGGAGCGGATGGAGAAGCGGTCGTTGCCGGTGCCGGCGAAGATAGGGAGAATAACGCCGCAGAACAACCAATTCGTCAAATAGCGAGTCCCCGTGGAAGTAGAGCTGGTTTGAGGAGAGAGGGCAATGTTGAAGGTGTCCGGCAAAGCAGTGGTAATTGGCAAAGAGAAAGCACTACTCCATGGAACAAGCCTATGCTTGTGCGTCCTATGAATCCAGCTATAAAAAGGACTCAATTGGCACAGAT TAAAGCGACGTCCGATATGGAGTTAGAAAACTGGCGGCGAGAAATGCGACGGCGACCACAGCCTACCTCGAGCACTGCCACTAATCAAGGCAATACAGGAAATAAACTCGTAAATCGCAAGCGTAAAATTACTAGGCACGGTTATAGAACTAGAGCAACGCGcgacgaagaagaagaggatGATGACTTTGAG AACCTTGATAACGCTGACACGGTGAGTTCAGTCAGTAGCAATAGCAACGATTCTACCGCCCACGAAGAGGATATGTGCTCCGATAGTACTACAGAATCCAGTACTGAGTATTCCGATTGGATCGCGGATCACGGATTAAATTTGGAACCGCCCAAACGTAGTAAACGAAAACCCGTGAAGAAGCGATCTGTCACTCCTCCGAGTGACACGGACAGAAGACGTAGCAGTCGTCCTAAGAAAAAA CAGAGATTACCAATAGCTAATGGTATTAATGAAGTTCCTGAAATTTACCGACCTTCAGAATGGCTTACTGAAGTAATACCGAGGAAAGCCCCTTATTATCCACAGATGGGCGACGAAATAGTATATTTCAGACAAGGTCATAAATTCTATTTAGATGCAGTTaggaataaaaagatttatgaGCTTAGTCCGCGGTGCGAGCCATGGACCAAGATAAATATTAGA GCACAAGAATTTGTAAAAGTAGTGGGTATTAAATACGAAATACGACCACCTCGTTTGTGCTGCTTGAAATTAGCTTTGATGGATGAGGACGGTCGGCTTACTGGACAGAATTTTACCATCAAATATCACGATATGGCCGATGTATTAGATTTTCTAGTGTTGCGTCAAACCTTTGATATGGCGTTAGCACGAAGTTGGTCTGAAGGTGATAAATTTCGTTGTATGATTGACGATGGTTGGTGGATGGGACAGATCGTCGGAATGGAACCATTAGACGAAGAATTTCCGGAATCATTGTTCATGTGCTTTCGCGTCAGATGGGATAATGGGGAATATGAACGAATGAGTCCTTGGGATCTCGAGCCTGTGGACGAAGATA GAATACCTATGGAACTCGGTGGTGCTGTTCCCGTTTTACCAGAGGAGAGACAGGCGATACTATATCAACCTCACGCAGAAGAGTGGCCCATGGGTGACAGAGAAGCGACTTGTCGTCGAATTATACGAGGCTTGGATCAAGTAATGAGTCTTGCAATCGCAGAACCATTCGTCGTGCCAGTAGATCTCAGTCTTTATCCAACTTATGCTCTCATTGTGGAGTATCCAATCGATTTATCGACTATAAAAGCTCGTTTTGAGAATCATTTCTATAGAAGGATTACGTCGGCACAATTCGATGTTAGATACTTAGCAACGAATGCCGAACAGTTCAACGAACCGCACAGTCACATAGTGAAAAAGGCGAGAATAGTCACCGACTTATGTCTACGTATAATAAA GGAAACCATCGATGTAGATGTTGCGGCAGTATATCATCAATTGAATGATACATACCATTCTTCCGAGTCAGAGGTAGAAAACAGACCCTCAACAAGTAGATTGAGATCCACgaggaaaaagaatttatatgcGCAAGAGTTTTCGCAAGATTGGAAACTGGCGTGTCGACAATTGTTGGAGACCTTGTGGCAATGCGAAGACTCGATACCTTTCAG GGAACCGGTGGATAGATTAGAGCATCCAGAGTATCATCAAATAATAGACACACCGATGGACTTACGTACTGTCAAAGAAGATTTATTAGGTGGTAATTATGAAGTGCCAGCAGAATTTGCAAAGGATATGAAATTGATATTTACAAATAGCAGAaattataatactaataaacGTTCAAAG ATATATTCGATGACGATAAGACTGTCAGCCATGTTCGAAGATCACATGCATAGAATACTCTTAAATTGGAAATCGGCGCGTAGacgaaataaagataaaaataaagataatacgaAACCAAATAAGAATAAGAAGGCGAAAGCAAAGAAGAAACCGAGAAAGAAACCTAGATTAAGTAATGGCACAG GACCTTCCAAATCAAAATCTGCTCCTAGCGACGATGATGAAGACGATGTAGACAGTGAggacgatgatgacgatgatgacgacgacgagtCGG gACCGTCTCGGATGACAAACGGTCACATAAAGCGGTCTAATTCCGTTCCATCTCGGCCATCGCTAAAATTGCGAATCTGTCGTTCGAACGTGTCAAAAAAACCGAAGGATAGTGATAGTGATGCTAGTGAATCGGAGGTAACGTCAGACACTGACAGCAGTGACAGTGCTCCTGTCCGAAGGACTCGAGCGATGACGGCGATACCCAGTGTTCATGCTGATACCGATTCCGGAGACGATTACACGCCCGGTGGTCGCAAAAAACAGGTTCGCAAAAATCGtggtaaaaatattaaaaacggtAAGCAATCTAAATCTAAAGTAAAATCCAACGTTATCgccgacgacgatgatgattaCATTGCGGAGAATCAAATAAACGAGGACaaaggagaggaagaggaggaattTTTTGCACCGAATTCTACGGAAGAGGAGAGCGAAGAAGAAAAATTCATCAAAAGAGACACTAGATCACGAAAGTTAGTGACCGATAGCGCGCAGTATACTGCTAACAATGGGACGAACGATAATAGCGATAGTGAAAGCGAAGAAAACGACGATGAAGAACAAGAACAGGAAGAAGGAGAAGAGgacgaagaggaagaggaaCAACAGCAGCAATTACAAAGTAAGGCTAATAATCAAGACTCGGAGGACAGTGATTATTGCTACAAAGGATTCAGATCATCGCGTTTAAGTCGTCGGAAGCAGAACAGTTTTGTAGATTCGGACATGAGGCAGCAGCATAGCAGTAGGCGATCCTCGGCTCGGAAGCGTCCCTGTTATAACGAGGATAGCGAAGATAACGAGGATAACGAAGATAACGAGGATAGTATCATGGTACCGGTGAGAAATCGGCGCAAGATTAAGCGTCGCTCGTACGCCGAGGATAGTGACGACGAAAACATGCCGGAGCCCGGCATCAGTATAAGTAGTCGAGGTCGCATACGTAAAATGACACCGCGTGCCCGCGCTTACCTTCTAGAATCGCCCTAA
- the LOC105197728 gene encoding PH-interacting protein isoform X1, producing the protein MEGCASRIESAIAPELYFLIAKFLDAGICPEAAKVLKRELERAEVLPSRFDWEGNVHAQTFEELEKRYPHIGSNYLLQICARIGPVLEKEVPPCVRGVTSLLGAGRQSMLRTHEDITNRTCSIVDYSGRFGGKPFLELPGSLSVPNIVRVLQGRENSGPLSRRQAIPTKFYSKMKLYRHTLGHLSAVYCVLFDRTGKYIITGADDLLVKVWSSVDGRLLATFRGASAEIMDIAVNFDNTLLAAGSLDRIIRVWCFQSMSPVAVLTGHSGMITSINFCPIVCNNVYYLVSTSTDGSVAFWSHTKKPNERPVFQTKPIQYHEKMRPGQSQMICASFSPGGAFMAAGSADHNVRVYAMLGDEGPRRVLEIEAHSDTVDSIQWAHSGLKFISGSKDGTANVWHFEQQQWVHTQLLMTTKLPGEPEMDHDTNKKAKVTMVCWDVSDEFVITAVNDYTLKVWNAKSGELVKVLRGHKDEVYVLESHPIDPRMILSAGHDGQLIIWDVLNTEPMICFQNFVEGQGNCAIFDAKWSPSGTKLAATDSNGHLLMFGFGCGGEKLKNIPKELFFHTDYRPLIRDGNNYVLDEQTQTAPHLMPPPFLVDIDGNPYPPALQRLVPGRENCRGEQLVPNIAVGAGGMQEVIEGLPEQEPRSNIDRLIEALAQRQNINGGADGEAVVAGAGEDRENNAAEQPIRQIASPRGSRAGLRREGNVEGVRQSSGNWQRESTTPWNKPMLVRPMNPAIKRTQLAQIKATSDMELENWRREMRRRPQPTSSTATNQGNTGNKLVNRKRKITRHGYRTRATRDEEEEDDDFENLDNADTVSSVSSNSNDSTAHEEDMCSDSTTESSTEYSDWIADHGLNLEPPKRSKRKPVKKRSVTPPSDTDRRRSSRPKKKQRLPIANGINEVPEIYRPSEWLTEVIPRKAPYYPQMGDEIVYFRQGHKFYLDAVRNKKIYELSPRCEPWTKINIRAQEFVKVVGIKYEIRPPRLCCLKLALMDEDGRLTGQNFTIKYHDMADVLDFLVLRQTFDMALARSWSEGDKFRCMIDDGWWMGQIVGMEPLDEEFPESLFMCFRVRWDNGEYERMSPWDLEPVDEDRIPMELGGAVPVLPEERQAILYQPHAEEWPMGDREATCRRIIRGLDQVMSLAIAEPFVVPVDLSLYPTYALIVEYPIDLSTIKARFENHFYRRITSAQFDVRYLATNAEQFNEPHSHIVKKARIVTDLCLRIIKETIDVDVAAVYHQLNDTYHSSESEVENRPSTSRLRSTRKKNLYAQEFSQDWKLACRQLLETLWQCEDSIPFREPVDRLEHPEYHQIIDTPMDLRTVKEDLLGGNYEVPAEFAKDMKLIFTNSRNYNTNKRSKIYSMTIRLSAMFEDHMHRILLNWKSARRRNKDKNKDNTKPNKNKKAKAKKKPRKKPRLSNGTGPSKSKSAPSDDDEDDVDSEDDDDDDDDDESGKEQKKNNFDISAPGPSRMTNGHIKRSNSVPSRPSLKLRICRSNVSKKPKDSDSDASESEVTSDTDSSDSAPVRRTRAMTAIPSVHADTDSGDDYTPGGRKKQVRKNRGKNIKNGKQSKSKVKSNVIADDDDDYIAENQINEDKGEEEEEFFAPNSTEEESEEEKFIKRDTRSRKLVTDSAQYTANNGTNDNSDSESEENDDEEQEQEEGEEDEEEEEQQQQLQSKANNQDSEDSDYCYKGFRSSRLSRRKQNSFVDSDMRQQHSSRRSSARKRPCYNEDSEDNEDNEDNEDSIMVPVRNRRKIKRRSYAEDSDDENMPEPGISISSRGRIRKMTPRARAYLLESP; encoded by the exons ATGGAGGGCTGCGCGTCCAGGATCGAGTCGGCGATCGCACCAG AGCTGTACTTCCTGATCGCCAAGTTTCTCGATGCGGGTATCTGTCCGGAGGCTGCGAAG GTGCTGAAGCGGGAATTGGAGCGTGCCGAG GTACTGCCCTCGCGATTTGACTGGGAAGGCAACGTCCACGCTCAGACTTTTGAAGAGCTG gAGAAGAGATATCCTCACATTGGGTCGAATTATTTGTTGCAAATATGTGCCAGAATAGGACCAGTGTTAGAGAAAGAAGTGCCACCATGCGTTCGTGGAGTGACATCACTTTTGGGAGCAGGCAGACAATCCATGCTACGTACCCACGAAG ATATTACAAATCGTACATGCAGCATTGTCGATTATTCTGGAAGATTCGGTGGAAAACCTTTCTTGGAGTTGCCCGGTAGTCTGTCAGTACCTAATATAG TACGTGTACTTCAAGGACGTGAGAATTCTGGTCCTTTGAGTCGAAGACAGGCAATACCGACAAAGTTCTATAGCAAAATGAAGTTGTACCGGCATACGCTGGGTCATTTGTCTGCCGTGTATTGCGTGCTCTTTGACCGCACtggtaaatatattataaccgGAGCGGATGATTTACTCGTCAAAGTCTGGAGTTCCGTTGATGGACGTTTACTCGCCACTTTTCGAGGCGCATCAGCAGAAATTATGGACATAGCCGTGAATTTCGATAATACTCTGTTGGCAGCGGGAAGTTTAGATCGAATAATACGGGTTTGGTGTTTCCAATCAATGTCACCT gTGGCAGTTTTAACCGGGCATTCAGGCATGATTACGTCCATCAATTTTTGTCCAATAGTGTGTAATAACGTTTACTATTTAGTCTCTACCAGTACTGATGGATCCGTAGCTTTTTGGTCTCACACAAAGAAACCGAACGAGAGACCAGTATTTCA AACGAAGCCTATTCAATACCATGAGAAAATGAGGCCCGGCCAATCGCAAATGATATGTGCCTCTTTCAGTCCTGGCGGCGCATTTATGGCTGCCGGCTCTGCGGATCATAACGTAAGAGTTTACGCGATGTTAGGGGACGAAGGACCACGCAGAGTCCTTGAGATTGAGGCGCATTCTGACACAGTCGATAGTATTCAATGGGCGCACAGCggcttaaaatttatttctggtTCTAAAGATGGTACTGCAAATGTATGGCATTTCGAGCAACAGCAGTGGGTACATACACAATTGCTCATGACGACAAAGCTCCCTGG agaacCAGAAATGGATCATGATACTAATAAAAAAGCGAAAGTAACCATGGTTTGTTGGGACGTGAGCGATGAATTTGTTATAACGGCAGTGAACGATTACACATTGAAAGTGTGGAATGCAAAATCGGGAGAACTGGTAAAGGTTCTGCGAGGACATAAAGACGAAGTTTACGTGTTGGAATCACATCCAATAGATCCTCGAATGATTCTTAGTGCTGGTCATGATGGACAACTTATCATTTGGGATGTATTGAATACGGAACCAATGATTTGTTTCCAAAATTTTGTTGAAGGCCAGGGAAATTGTGCTATTTTTGATGCAAAATGGTCACCTAGTGGCACGAAACTTGCCGCGACAGATTCTAACGGTCATCTCTTGATGTTTGGATTTGGATGTGGAGGcgagaaattgaaaaat atACCGAAAGAATTATTCTTCCACACGGATTATCGACCTTTGATAAGAGATGGAAATAATTATGTTCTCGACGAACAAACACAAACGGCTCCGCATTTAATGCCGCCACCATTTTTGGTTGATATAGATGGAAATCCATATCCGCCAGCGTTGCAGAGATTGGTGCCAGGAAGAGAGAATTGTAGAGGCGAACAATTGGTACCAAATATTGCAGTTGGTGCAGGCG gCATGCAAGAAGTTATAGAAGGTCTTCCAGAACAAGAGCCAAGATCGAACATTGATCGATTAATCGAGGCTCTTGCTCAAAGACAAAATATTAATGGAGGAGCGGATGGAGAAGCGGTCGTTGCCGGTGCCGGCGAAGATAGGGAGAATAACGCCGCAGAACAACCAATTCGTCAAATAGCGAGTCCCCGTGGAAGTAGAGCTGGTTTGAGGAGAGAGGGCAATGTTGAAGGTGTCCGGCAAAGCAGTGGTAATTGGCAAAGAGAAAGCACTACTCCATGGAACAAGCCTATGCTTGTGCGTCCTATGAATCCAGCTATAAAAAGGACTCAATTGGCACAGAT TAAAGCGACGTCCGATATGGAGTTAGAAAACTGGCGGCGAGAAATGCGACGGCGACCACAGCCTACCTCGAGCACTGCCACTAATCAAGGCAATACAGGAAATAAACTCGTAAATCGCAAGCGTAAAATTACTAGGCACGGTTATAGAACTAGAGCAACGCGcgacgaagaagaagaggatGATGACTTTGAG AACCTTGATAACGCTGACACGGTGAGTTCAGTCAGTAGCAATAGCAACGATTCTACCGCCCACGAAGAGGATATGTGCTCCGATAGTACTACAGAATCCAGTACTGAGTATTCCGATTGGATCGCGGATCACGGATTAAATTTGGAACCGCCCAAACGTAGTAAACGAAAACCCGTGAAGAAGCGATCTGTCACTCCTCCGAGTGACACGGACAGAAGACGTAGCAGTCGTCCTAAGAAAAAA CAGAGATTACCAATAGCTAATGGTATTAATGAAGTTCCTGAAATTTACCGACCTTCAGAATGGCTTACTGAAGTAATACCGAGGAAAGCCCCTTATTATCCACAGATGGGCGACGAAATAGTATATTTCAGACAAGGTCATAAATTCTATTTAGATGCAGTTaggaataaaaagatttatgaGCTTAGTCCGCGGTGCGAGCCATGGACCAAGATAAATATTAGA GCACAAGAATTTGTAAAAGTAGTGGGTATTAAATACGAAATACGACCACCTCGTTTGTGCTGCTTGAAATTAGCTTTGATGGATGAGGACGGTCGGCTTACTGGACAGAATTTTACCATCAAATATCACGATATGGCCGATGTATTAGATTTTCTAGTGTTGCGTCAAACCTTTGATATGGCGTTAGCACGAAGTTGGTCTGAAGGTGATAAATTTCGTTGTATGATTGACGATGGTTGGTGGATGGGACAGATCGTCGGAATGGAACCATTAGACGAAGAATTTCCGGAATCATTGTTCATGTGCTTTCGCGTCAGATGGGATAATGGGGAATATGAACGAATGAGTCCTTGGGATCTCGAGCCTGTGGACGAAGATA GAATACCTATGGAACTCGGTGGTGCTGTTCCCGTTTTACCAGAGGAGAGACAGGCGATACTATATCAACCTCACGCAGAAGAGTGGCCCATGGGTGACAGAGAAGCGACTTGTCGTCGAATTATACGAGGCTTGGATCAAGTAATGAGTCTTGCAATCGCAGAACCATTCGTCGTGCCAGTAGATCTCAGTCTTTATCCAACTTATGCTCTCATTGTGGAGTATCCAATCGATTTATCGACTATAAAAGCTCGTTTTGAGAATCATTTCTATAGAAGGATTACGTCGGCACAATTCGATGTTAGATACTTAGCAACGAATGCCGAACAGTTCAACGAACCGCACAGTCACATAGTGAAAAAGGCGAGAATAGTCACCGACTTATGTCTACGTATAATAAA GGAAACCATCGATGTAGATGTTGCGGCAGTATATCATCAATTGAATGATACATACCATTCTTCCGAGTCAGAGGTAGAAAACAGACCCTCAACAAGTAGATTGAGATCCACgaggaaaaagaatttatatgcGCAAGAGTTTTCGCAAGATTGGAAACTGGCGTGTCGACAATTGTTGGAGACCTTGTGGCAATGCGAAGACTCGATACCTTTCAG GGAACCGGTGGATAGATTAGAGCATCCAGAGTATCATCAAATAATAGACACACCGATGGACTTACGTACTGTCAAAGAAGATTTATTAGGTGGTAATTATGAAGTGCCAGCAGAATTTGCAAAGGATATGAAATTGATATTTACAAATAGCAGAaattataatactaataaacGTTCAAAG ATATATTCGATGACGATAAGACTGTCAGCCATGTTCGAAGATCACATGCATAGAATACTCTTAAATTGGAAATCGGCGCGTAGacgaaataaagataaaaataaagataatacgaAACCAAATAAGAATAAGAAGGCGAAAGCAAAGAAGAAACCGAGAAAGAAACCTAGATTAAGTAATGGCACAG GACCTTCCAAATCAAAATCTGCTCCTAGCGACGATGATGAAGACGATGTAGACAGTGAggacgatgatgacgatgatgacgacgacgagtCGGGTAAAGAGcagaaaaagaacaattttgacATATCTGCACCTG gACCGTCTCGGATGACAAACGGTCACATAAAGCGGTCTAATTCCGTTCCATCTCGGCCATCGCTAAAATTGCGAATCTGTCGTTCGAACGTGTCAAAAAAACCGAAGGATAGTGATAGTGATGCTAGTGAATCGGAGGTAACGTCAGACACTGACAGCAGTGACAGTGCTCCTGTCCGAAGGACTCGAGCGATGACGGCGATACCCAGTGTTCATGCTGATACCGATTCCGGAGACGATTACACGCCCGGTGGTCGCAAAAAACAGGTTCGCAAAAATCGtggtaaaaatattaaaaacggtAAGCAATCTAAATCTAAAGTAAAATCCAACGTTATCgccgacgacgatgatgattaCATTGCGGAGAATCAAATAAACGAGGACaaaggagaggaagaggaggaattTTTTGCACCGAATTCTACGGAAGAGGAGAGCGAAGAAGAAAAATTCATCAAAAGAGACACTAGATCACGAAAGTTAGTGACCGATAGCGCGCAGTATACTGCTAACAATGGGACGAACGATAATAGCGATAGTGAAAGCGAAGAAAACGACGATGAAGAACAAGAACAGGAAGAAGGAGAAGAGgacgaagaggaagaggaaCAACAGCAGCAATTACAAAGTAAGGCTAATAATCAAGACTCGGAGGACAGTGATTATTGCTACAAAGGATTCAGATCATCGCGTTTAAGTCGTCGGAAGCAGAACAGTTTTGTAGATTCGGACATGAGGCAGCAGCATAGCAGTAGGCGATCCTCGGCTCGGAAGCGTCCCTGTTATAACGAGGATAGCGAAGATAACGAGGATAACGAAGATAACGAGGATAGTATCATGGTACCGGTGAGAAATCGGCGCAAGATTAAGCGTCGCTCGTACGCCGAGGATAGTGACGACGAAAACATGCCGGAGCCCGGCATCAGTATAAGTAGTCGAGGTCGCATACGTAAAATGACACCGCGTGCCCGCGCTTACCTTCTAGAATCGCCCTAA